In Bacteroidota bacterium, the genomic stretch AAAACCCGGTGATGTTGTGGCTGTTCGCGAAAAATCAAAAGTGCTTGAAGTGATTTCCAACAATGTTTTGGGTTCTGCAAACCAATATCCCTGGATTGAGTTCGATAAAACAAAGATGGAGGGTAAATTCACATCAATGCCACAAAGAACACAGATACCGGAAAACATTAAAGAACAATTGATCGTCGAGTTGTATTCTAAATAATAAATAAAAACTAACCTAAACTATATAACAATGGCACTTTTAGATTTTATAAAACCAGATAAGGTGATAATGGTAAACTCAAGTGAAACCGAAGGTCAATTCGAGTTTCGTCCGCTTGAGCCTGGTTATGGTATTACAGTTGGTCACGCGCTGAGAAGAGTTTTATTGAACTCATTGGAAGGTTTGGCTATCACTTCAATTCGTTTTGATGGTGTTGACCATGAGTTCTCTACTATTAAAGGTGTTGCTGAAGATGTAACGGAAATTATTCTTAATCTTAAGCAGGTTCGTTTCAAACGTCAGATACAAGGCATGGACAATGAGCGCGTTGTTGTTAACGTTACGGGTAAAAATACATTAACAGCAGGCGACCTTGGTAAATTTATGACCGGTTTCCAGGTGTTGAATCCTGATCTGGTGGTTTGTAACATGGAACCAAGCGTAAAAATAAAATTGGAATTGAATATCGGCAAAGGCCGCGGCTGGGTTGAAGCTTCTGATAACAAGCCTGTAAATGGGCAGCATGGCGTTATTCCCATCGATGCTATTTATACACCAATACGCCAGGTTAACTACGTTGTAGAGAACTTTCGTGTTGAACAGAAAACTGACTACGAAAAACTTATTTTAAATATCACTACTGACGGTTCAGTGCATCCCAAAGACGCGTTGAAAGAAGCGGCAAAGATCCTTATTCACCACTTCATGCTGTTCTCTGACGAGCGTATTACACTTGATACAGAAGAAAAACAGGCAACTGAAGAGTTTGATGAAGCATCATTGCACATGCGTCAGTTGTTGAAAACAAAATTAGTTGACATGGATCTTTCCGTTCGCGCGCTTAATTGCTTAAAAGCCGCTGACGTTGAAACCCTTGCTGACCTTGTATCATACAACAAGAACGACCTGTTGAAATTCCGCAACTTCGGTAAAAAATCACTTACTGAACTGGAAGAACTGGTGCAGGCTAAAGGATTGACTTT encodes the following:
- a CDS encoding DNA-directed RNA polymerase subunit alpha; this translates as MALLDFIKPDKVIMVNSSETEGQFEFRPLEPGYGITVGHALRRVLLNSLEGLAITSIRFDGVDHEFSTIKGVAEDVTEIILNLKQVRFKRQIQGMDNERVVVNVTGKNTLTAGDLGKFMTGFQVLNPDLVVCNMEPSVKIKLELNIGKGRGWVEASDNKPVNGQHGVIPIDAIYTPIRQVNYVVENFRVEQKTDYEKLILNITTDGSVHPKDALKEAAKILIHHFMLFSDERITLDTEEKQATEEFDEASLHMRQLLKTKLVDMDLSVRALNCLKAADVETLADLVSYNKNDLLKFRNFGKKSLTELEELVQAKGLTFGMNLAKYKLDKE